A genomic stretch from Candidatus Eisenbacteria bacterium includes:
- the ugpC gene encoding sn-glycerol-3-phosphate ABC transporter ATP-binding protein UgpC, whose product MAGVTLKGVSKSFGKTKVIENLDLDIRDQEFMVLVGPSGCGKSTALRMIAGLEDVTAGQVLIDGKVVNDLAPKERDIAMVFQSYALYPHMTVRENMAFGLKIRKLPAAEVEKLVGEAARVLDIQHLLDRRPRELSGGQRQRVAVGRAIVRKPAVFLFDEPLSNLDAKLRVQMRAEIARLQRNLKTTTVYVTHDQVEAMTMGSRIAVLHDGVLQQVGTPLEVYERPMNVFVAQFIGTPPMNFLNATVGPNGETLESATVRLPTPRSWRDAASRNAGRKVVIGIRPEKVGLVDGVPPGHDAVDAIVEVVELLGSEAVFHGRVGEDMLVAKAESHRAPAVGAKVPLRLDLEAIHLFDADTRRRLD is encoded by the coding sequence ATGGCGGGAGTCACGCTCAAGGGCGTCAGCAAGTCGTTCGGGAAGACGAAGGTGATCGAGAATCTGGATCTCGACATCCGGGACCAGGAATTCATGGTGCTGGTGGGCCCCTCGGGATGCGGCAAGTCCACGGCCCTGCGCATGATCGCCGGCCTCGAGGACGTGACCGCGGGACAGGTGCTGATCGACGGCAAGGTGGTCAACGACCTGGCGCCCAAGGAGCGGGACATCGCCATGGTGTTCCAGTCCTACGCGCTCTATCCCCACATGACCGTGCGCGAGAACATGGCGTTCGGCTTGAAGATCCGGAAGCTCCCGGCCGCCGAGGTCGAGAAGCTCGTCGGCGAGGCCGCGCGCGTGCTGGACATCCAGCACCTGCTCGACCGCAGGCCCCGCGAGCTGTCGGGTGGCCAGCGCCAGCGCGTCGCGGTGGGCCGGGCGATCGTGCGCAAGCCCGCCGTGTTCCTGTTCGACGAGCCCTTGTCCAATCTCGACGCCAAGCTGCGCGTGCAGATGCGGGCCGAGATCGCGCGGCTCCAGCGCAATCTGAAGACCACGACCGTCTACGTCACCCACGATCAGGTCGAGGCCATGACCATGGGCTCCCGCATCGCGGTGCTGCACGACGGCGTGCTGCAGCAGGTGGGCACGCCGCTCGAGGTCTACGAGCGGCCGATGAACGTGTTCGTCGCACAGTTCATCGGCACGCCGCCCATGAATTTCTTGAATGCCACGGTGGGTCCGAACGGGGAGACGCTCGAATCCGCGACGGTGCGGCTGCCCACGCCGCGATCGTGGCGCGACGCCGCGTCCAGGAATGCCGGCCGCAAAGTCGTGATCGGCATCCGGCCCGAGAAGGTCGGGCTGGTGGATGGCGTTCCTCCCGGGCACGACGCCGTCGACGCGATCGTCGAGGTGGTGGAGCTGCTCGGGAGCGAGGCGGTGTTCCACGGCCGCGTGGGCGAGGACATGCTCGTCGCCAAGGCCGAGTCGCATCGCGCCCCCGCCGTCGGCGCCAAGGTCCCGCTGCGGCTCGATCTCGAAGCCATCCACCTGTTCGACGCCGATACGCGTCGCCGGCTGGATTAG